DNA from Tripterygium wilfordii isolate XIE 37 chromosome 15, ASM1340144v1, whole genome shotgun sequence:
CTTTACGAatggaaagggaaaaaatgGAGACAGAGCGTGATGGGCTATCAGAAAGAACCGCTGTGTCTAAGGTTCCTTCTGGAAGTGGAGTTTCACCACTAGATGATCTAAAGGTGGATTTGGATTCAATGAGGAAGAAGTTAGAGGAAGAGAGAGCCCGGCATAAGGAAGCCATTAAACTAGTTCATGTTGCAGCATCTAGTAGTTTACAAGCTGGATTAATCCCTATTTTTGAGGCTCTGAGCAGTTTCACTTCAGAGATTATGAAAGCTCATGAGCAAATCAGGTTGGATAATGATAAAGACTCATAGGGAATTCATAATTAAATGTATCATCCCATAAGTTGTGGTCTTACAAGTACAGTAACACTCGGAGTAGTTGGAGATGGTGGAAGTATGACTATGAACAAAGTGCTATCGACATCTGCAGTGAGTATACTCTGCGTGGTTTCTCATTGAGCAGGTAACTCATCTCTTCGAGCTCCTATGTGCTCTTTCTCTGGTTGCTACTTCCGTTGTCAGACCTCCTGGACTGGACAGGTCTGCAACCATATTGCGAATGCAAACCTTGGGAGCCCGAGGCTTTCCTTCCTTGTACCCTTACCACATATATAGGATCATTGTAGAAGATGATAATGGAACTCTTGCTGACAGAAATTGTAAGTGAGAGGTACAAGTCGGTCAGGGAGTCCCAAATAGGGACtcaaattttctttgtttcaatAGTATAGTTTTTGCTACAACTTCAAGTAGTACAATAGGACTttgtatatatagaaattcaTTTATTGGTTAATTGGTAGCAGGTGGATAATCTTATTAGTGGACTGTATGGAAGGAGTGTAGTTAGGTTTAGACTTCAGTTGGAACATGATCAAAATTTTGAGTGATATATTTTAGAGAACAAGATCTtgttctgtctctctctctcattcttaTATACTTGAGATATGTTTTGTGAAGTAGACAACAGTACAAAGATCTTGCATGAAATATGATGAACGACTTGTTTCTGCATGAGCTCTGATATTGCAATTACAAATGCTTTCTTGGGAATCAACTCTAGTTTAACGGTTGAGTGGGAGTCCCTCTAGAAGTTGTCAATTTGATTCTTACATACTTCGTATATGAAACTGGGTAGTTACCCCGCGCGTTGCGGTGGGTGTTttaggatgaaaattttacaATTCCCTGTCACACACCAAGAAAAAAACATGTGACTATGAAAAcgatctctcttttttttttgtcttatttgACTCCATCATTCTCTGCTTAGTGGCCAAGCTTGGATTCTCTTCAATGAACATGCTTGTTCTACCCATGACGCACAGTCCCCCTCACCTTTGGGTCAGAACGTGCAAACAAAAATGAGAATTACAGCACTAAATAATaactcaatttgaaattttaaatcatACCTACAGTGCACTCTCCTCACATCTGATTAGATTCCATGGCAACATGTAAGCAGCAATATAGCTCATaacaaaagaaattattaaCAAAAAAGTATTCCAGCTAATACCCTGAAGTGTTGGCAATTAGACCTTTGCAGTTATCCGAGAAAAATTGGCATACTCCAAATAAATCTTCATTCTTTGTTAATGATCTCATAACATGAAAAAGAAGATAAGAAGAACAGTTActggttttgatttttcttgattAGGTGACGGGCTTCTTCTTGAAACCCCTTTGAAACTTGGGGAATACACTAAAACCAGGAAGAAAGAATTAAATCCATTTCAGATCACGAAACAAACACAAACTAATGCTACTAACACAAATTATCTCACCTGGAAAGAGAGAGACATCTTTACTTAATCTGGGTAGATGTTTTATGCTATACTTTAGTTTACAGCATTGATGAAGAAAATCATATcacaaaagaaagaataaattgaaaaaaaaaaaaccgtttTAGCTGCTTGTTTTAGAGTGGGCTTTGACCTCACTGGTTGTCCGCCTTACAAACCTGCCCCTTTTCCATGGTGTTGTTTTGGGAGTGTTGTTAactgctgtgagttataaaactgtggtgctgtgaggtgagttggaacgtaaaaactgtttggcgcatcacttttaaaactgtggtggggtgctgtgaggtgcgtttgacgtatctaaattacggttatattagatgactaataatattaatataaaatcacttaacgtttacattattgtacattaatctaaaataaaataattgatctaatttgattacgtgggacaattcaacatatattgtaagcttTAGGGAgtactgtgaggtgaggtgaggtgctgcgAGGTAAAAAgctatggtgctgtgaggtgaattCTGTTGTAAAAgcgtttgacgtgtcacaaaaaactgtggtgctgtgaggtgaggtgcacctGAACGTAATGCAAACACACTGTCAAACAGATacattgttgtttggttgggCGTCTATTGGTTAACGGTAAgactaataaatataattagttaTGATTTCTTACTTTCATAGACTCTCTTTTTATAACGATAGAACCCTTAGTTATTATTCTTTGGATGTGTACTGTGTAAATCATCGGGACTATGCAATAGCCCACAAATCACGAAAACCAAACACGCAAATATTTATGTTTGGGCTCATGCCTCCAATAGATTTTAAACTAGTGGGAGAGATTACAGGACTCCTTACCACTAGGTCACACTATCAATGAATTTTCTTAGGGTTTTCATTTTTGTGGAGACTATTTGTTTTCCTAGTTAAGGTAATATGCGCCAAGGCCTGGGCCCGCCTCACATATTATTTATTTCAGGATAATATCTCATCTCCAAACTCGAACCCATTACCTCTCATCATGGAACTTAGCTAGGCTTTAAATTGTGTGTCATTTGTTAACGGTAAGACTAGTAAATATAATTAGTTTTGCAGGACTATAACCATatcaaatataaattcttattGATATACTTATAAAAAATGTTACAAATTATAACTGTTCGCaacgttttttattttattttttggaagtgTTGTATGATAGCTTCATTATTGACATCATTAAacacatttttctcaatatataCAATCAAACTATCATTTAATAGGAATCTCCGTCCAACACAATAAATCGCACTACATCTTATTTATTGTGGTTTCTTTTTTGTACTATTGTGGTTATTTGTTATGCCCCACACCACAAAATGCGAAAGATTAACTGAATTGGAGGAACAATTTGTTGTTCGCGGCTTCGCCAACATGGAGTGGATGCTTCAGAAAACATGATCACAATGTGTAATCTAACACAAAACCAAGTTATCCCATGATTCATACATACTACACAATTTGGTGAATTAATCCCAAGAACTCCATACAATATATACTTATACCTATTATATTCGTTTGGATATATAAACGAACACTTGTTGAGCATGAAGTTATtttcaaatcatatatatatatatatatatatatatatatatatatatatatagatatggttttttaaaaaaattcagagGCCCCTGGGGCCTATGTGGCTCCGTCCTTGGTGATGGAAAAGAGAATATCCAACTTACAAAAAAATATCCGAAAGAGTTCTAGCCGAACAGATGAGTCTTATTTTGAAGTGTTCTGTCAGTGTGTAATTTGTGTTCACTACagtttttttgttcaatcttAAACTTTTATCAAAATCTTTGGGAAAAAAGataagataaataaaaaaaaaacctacatcACTATGAATTCAAGCATATTGATGATgttaaaaacacaataaaagttTTTGTTCTTGTCGTCCAAgaacaaatataaaaagaaaaagctaaataatggatttttttaaaaaaatatgatagACATGATTGTATTCATACCCAATAAATTAAGTAATTGAGACCCGTAGGCATTTGGGGCCAGCataaaaataaagtacaaccaaaaagattaaaaaaacaaaaaaaaaatacagaaagacacaaaacactcaaaagcaaTCGTTGGGCACTTCCGAAGACACCGTATTACACTGAAAATCATCAAATGACTGCCGAAcgatcttgatttctctttcaaCAAGAGATGACGATCTCACTCAAATCTGAGCAGCTCACCAGTACAAGGAGTTGTCCACAGccttcagtgtttttttttcaaccCTGTTACTCGTCCCAATGATCCCAGTCACTGAGGTGTATGGAGGAGATTAAAAGTGCAAGTGGGGCCCTCACTTACACTTTTAATCTCCTCCATACATCTCAGTAACTGGGATCATAGACAGTTGTTGGGACAAATAGCTTTTTCGATTTTTTTATGCTCCACAGAAtccaaatattaatatattacctTATTAAACCATATTCAATATCTAAATATGTTTATATAATTGCCCTATATTTCTAGATTTATCATCCAAAATTTGAAGATATACATTCCTATATTTTCCTTGGGTAATTAAGCCTTCTATAACAGGATACCGTGACACTACATCTCCAATCAAATCACTCCACGTGGACATTAACGATTTCTGGAGCGAGTACTCGATATATATCTACTCTAGAGAGTGAAATCTGTAAATATGGACACGTGTCGTCACGTGGTAACGCCATATTTGTCTCGTTCTCTATCCGCTCACATATCTCCTTTATAAACCCCCAAACCCACGGACTTGACTCCCCACTGAGCACAGACACCGCAGCGAAAGCTTAGGGAGAGGAAATCTACGAAGATGGGGCGTAGGCTTTCGATTTGGTCCGCTGTCTTTGTTTTCGCTTTGATCGCTTCGTCGATCTCCGCTGAAGAGGCTGAATCGAAGGAGCATGTGTTGACGTTGGATCACTCCAACTTTGATGACGTTGTTGGCAAGCATGATTTCATCGTCGTCGAATTCTACGCTCCGTGGTATAATTGATTGAtctatttttttcttggttCTGGTTTTTGCGACTTTAAAATCTTCGTTTGATGGATTATCGGTTCTTAATTTTGCTATCTGATGGAGATGCGTGCATTTATAGGTGTCTGTGCTTGTATGATGTATCTAtgtttatgtatatgtatgtttgCGTTCACGTTATGAGTTGCTATGTTGAATTGGATCTAGGATCTGGAGTTATGCTAGATAGCTTTTGTTGACTTCTCTATTGGAGGTGTAACTTTTGTTTTCATAAATGGTTATAccttttttccccaattttccATGCTGATTCTGTTTCGCCCTCAAATTGAATCATTCAATCTATTGACATGAAGGGgcctaattattttttttcctctccaatTATGGGTACTTAACTTCAGAAGCCCTTGCAGGggcatatgtttttttttttcttttcttatttgtgAGTCAATATGTTTGTCGTGTGGATTTCCAAATGAGGGTGAATAGGATTATACTGATGATATATTTATGTGCAAGGAGTTTGCAAGCAAATCTATGATGTATGCATGACTGCAATTGCATCATGAGAATGATAGTTGTAAAACTACCCTTGGCGCCTCTGTAAAATACTGCTTAGTATTCATATGTTTTTTGTTGGTATTTTAAGTACTGTAACTCTGACCTAAAAATGTTGATCTTTCTCACATGGCTAATCTCGTTTCCGACCTTTCATTGTGTTATAGGTGTGGCCACTGTAAGAAACTCGCTCCTGAGGTAATTCATTTGGTCCATTGTTtatgtttggattttttttcataGACTTGAAATTGTTTGAAAGTTAGATTGCATATTTGGCTAATGACGtactaatatatttttgtaGTACGAGAAAGCAGCATCAATATTAAGTAGTCATGATCCTCCTATTGTTCTAGCGAAAATTGATGCAAGTGATGAAGCTAACAGAAAGATTGGTACCCAGCATGAGATCCAGGGTTTCCCCACCCTTAAAATTTTTAGAAATGGTGGGAAGGGTGTTCAGGAGTACAAGGGACCTCGTGAGGCAGATGGTATTGTTGACTATTTAAAGAAGCAAAGTGGTCCAGCTTCTGCTGAGATAAAATCTActgaagatgctaataaactTATTACTGACAAGAACATTGTTATTGTAAGCTATCCTCTGTTTTTCTTATGACActtttttatcaaatatttctATGGCTTTCCTTGTTATGAACGATCTATACATCTTTTTGCAGGTTGGCGTGTTTGCAAAGTTTGCTGGGGAGGAGTTTGAGAATTACACTGCTCTGGCTGAGAAGTTGCGCTCTGACTATGAGTTTGGTCATGCTTCAGATGTTAAGTACCTCCCACGTGGTGAATCATCTGTGGCTGGGCCTTTGATTAGGCTGTTCAAGCCGTTTGATGAACTTGTTGTTGATGTTAAGGTGCATACACTCTACTaggttttggatttttttttatagttggGATTATTTTGTATTAAGAACTCCATGATACTGTGTACAGTGAACTATCTTAACAGTGTTATATGCCCCCAGGATTTTAATCTGGATACTTTGGAGAAATTTGTTGAAGAAACTACTGTGCCAACTGTCACTATCTTTGATAAGGACCCAAACAATCATCCTTTTGTTGCCAAATTCTTTAACAGCCCAAATGTGAAGGTATATGATCCAGCAGGCCTTCTCCTCTTTTGTGTttactaaaatttattcatTCGCTCCTGTAAACAAATGCTAATTTATTGCTTTGCAGCCGTGATATGTGTTGTTTTAATgagatcaaaatcaaattttgtttaaTATAACCCTTTTTGGCTTTGTCTGTTGGGAGTGAATAGGGCTTGATCACATGAACCATGCATTATTCATTTATACTAATATAATATACACCTTACAATAACTGTAAGGTTAAGACAAAATTAGAATAATGTGCATGAAGATTAAATGTAAAAAATAATTTCCCTTGTATTAATATTTTACTCTGCTAAATATAATTTTCTAATTGGCAGGCAATGTTATTCATGAACTTTACCAATGAAGTTGCGGAAGCTTTGAAGACGAAATATCGTGAAGTTGCTGAGCAATACAAAGGGAAGGGCATAAGCTTTCTAGTTGGAGATCTTGAGGCCAGTCAAGGTGCCTTCCAGGTCAGTTTTTGTTTAGTCCGCCAGTGTGTGCTTTAGGTTGCGCTTGCAACATTTCCTTTTACATGTATTTACTCTAATTGTTTGAATGAACAGTATTTTGGACTCAAAGAGTCGCAAGTGCCTCTCATCATCATTCAGGCTAATGATGGTCAGAAATATTTGAAGCCAAATGTGGAGCCTGACCAGGTTGCTTCTTGGATAATGGAGTACAAGGTAAATACTTGTACTTGCTTAACTGGTTTGCAATGGAAAGAGAATTTCTGTCTTGGTTATAGATAGTTGAAGTTTACTTTTTGGTGATAATTGGTTGGCATTTCACTGGGTTTGTACATGTTTTTGGTGACACGAGTACTCCTAACTTCAGATAAAGCCTGGGGTTGGTTGCCAGTGTTAAGTTaactataaaaaataaaaaaaaattgctcaAATAATATATGCAGGATGGGAATGTTCCACCATTCAAGAAGTCAGAACCTATCCCAGAAACGAATGACGAGCCTGTGAAAGTTGTGGTTTCTGAAAGTCTTCAGGACATTGTTTTCAAGTCCGGTAAAAATGGTGTGTGATTACTTCCTCCACTTCTAACTTTTTTCCTGTCTTTATTGTTCCTTTAGAATGTGGTGTGTGATTTCTGCAGAGTTCTCATTAGCCATTGATATTGCAAGCTTAGGAATTGCTTCTCTGATCAGTTTCTGTAGTTTTCTCCTTGAACTACTACTCCAGAAATTATAATTTCCTCATATATTGTTATCGCTGAGATCTATAATATTTTGAAGATAATAGTTAGGGAACACAAGATAATTATTTGCCTATCCTTCAATGTCATGCAAGTTGACCAAGGTTGGATGGGGATTGGGGAAGCAACTTAGCATCCATGAAATACGGCCCATGTAGTTGTTAATTCCAAAAAGACCATAAGCATTTCTTGATCTCTGATATCGCTGTGTAACTTTGGCCCTTTTAGATGTTGTCTATATGTTATCTGAGTTATGGGGTGTTGGCTCAGAGCCTCATAGTATTTATTAACTTTGTTGGACAGCTAATATTATTTCTGTGGAATGtcctttgatttttatttctagGTTCCTTATGTAAGttgaataaatttatttatcaaGAAAATTTGATACTCACTGTGCTGTTGCAAGTTACAACATTACCAATGGGAGTACTAGATTCTTATGTAAAAAGTCTTGCATtcgacattttttatttttcagttcTGCTGGAGTTCTATGCGCCATGGTGTGGACATTGCAAAAAGTTGGCTCCAATTTTGGATGAAGTAGCAATCTCATATGAAAGCGATCCCAACGTTGTCATTGCAAAGCTGGTAAGTTTTATTCTTGTGTCCAGGTTTGAACTTGTATCTTTTAAGTCATAACTCTCAAGTCATGCTCTGGTGCATTATTGTATGCCATAGACTGTTAATAGGAGGATGCATTGTCAGAACATCATTTCCTCATGTTAGCCTTGTTTGTGTTGGGACACAAATGCTACAGTCCTTTGTTGAAAGATTTAAAACTTGTGAAGTACTGaattgatgaatttttttttaacgtggCTCTACAAATTATTCTCCACTCTTTAGTGGTATTGGTCCTTGAAGTGAACCTCCACTCTAGCACCATGAAGAAGACTGCTATTTGGTTCCGAGAACATATTTCTTTAGATCCTAATAAAGAACTCTTTCCTCACAACCATGCATTCAGAAACATTATTAGATCTTTTTTCCTCGGTGTGAGATCAAAATATAATCCTTATTAAAACAGCGGTGCTGGAGATGCATTAGCTTGTCTTTTATGCAAGAGGAATGTGGTGTTAATGCACTTTCATTTTGGGTGATTTTCAGGATGCAACTGCAAATGACATCCCAGGTGATGCTTTTGAAGTCAAAGGTTACCCAACCCTGTACTTCAGTTCAGCTAGCGGAAAATTGACACAGTACGATGGCGATAGGACAAAAGAAGGTATCATGGAATTTATTGAGAAGTATCGGGATGATAAAACTGCTGCCCAGGAACCCATCAAGGAAACCAGCTCAGAGGAACCTGGAAAGGACGAACTTTAATATAGTTGCTATTTACAGTCTTAGATCAGTTTTGGGCAAACGATGTTAGAGTTGTTTAGCTTGGCCTAGCGGAATAATGTTTACTTCATCAAAACAATAAGTTATCGTAGGGGGAACAAAAAGTAGTAATGtgcttctgtgttttttttttgttactcgTTGCTTATTGCTTAGCAGAATTCCATCATTTGCACAGTGATGAATGTGAGAAACTGTTTGGAATCGGAAAGTCCCCTATTCACATGAACCATGGAAAGAGTTCAGATTTTCAATTTC
Protein-coding regions in this window:
- the LOC120017039 gene encoding protein disulfide-isomerase, translating into MGRRLSIWSAVFVFALIASSISAEEAESKEHVLTLDHSNFDDVVGKHDFIVVEFYAPWCGHCKKLAPEYEKAASILSSHDPPIVLAKIDASDEANRKIGTQHEIQGFPTLKIFRNGGKGVQEYKGPREADGIVDYLKKQSGPASAEIKSTEDANKLITDKNIVIVGVFAKFAGEEFENYTALAEKLRSDYEFGHASDVKYLPRGESSVAGPLIRLFKPFDELVVDVKDFNLDTLEKFVEETTVPTVTIFDKDPNNHPFVAKFFNSPNVKAMLFMNFTNEVAEALKTKYREVAEQYKGKGISFLVGDLEASQGAFQYFGLKESQVPLIIIQANDGQKYLKPNVEPDQVASWIMEYKDGNVPPFKKSEPIPETNDEPVKVVVSESLQDIVFKSGKNVLLEFYAPWCGHCKKLAPILDEVAISYESDPNVVIAKLDATANDIPGDAFEVKGYPTLYFSSASGKLTQYDGDRTKEGIMEFIEKYRDDKTAAQEPIKETSSEEPGKDEL